GCTGATGACACGCCTGAAACAGATGGAACCGTGCGTTGGAATTAGTGTGGTATGTGATTCGCTAGCGTGATATGGGCCATCTTGGGAGTCGGGAGTAGGAGCACCGGATGAAGCGTGCAGAACTCATCACCATGTTCCTTGTTCAGCGAATGGATACAATGCGGGAGTGGGGTTTTATTTACACTCGATTTGCGGCCGGAATGGCCCAGCTAAGGATGGCACCCGGCGACCGTTTGGGGTTGACGCGGGGGAAGAAGAACCGTGTCGCTTCCTTCGTTTGTTCGACGTCATCGATCAGCGGCACATCAAGGCTGTCCTTAGTGAGCATCATGTCTGTATGAAGGTGCACGATAGAACATTAAGAATTCGCCTTGCCAAAATAGTCACCAGCAGTTTCCATCCGTCTGCGGGTACTTACTTTTGTACCTGTTGACCGTCCTCTTCTCCAATGGGTCACCCATCCCGAGATCCGTAAAGGAACTTGGAGTTCTGTAAAAGactggccaaaaaaaaacaaatatctacATACTGCTAAGAACTGTCCAACGCAGTGATCCAATTCAACTTACAAAGCTTCGGAGCCTCGAATTGATCCTCGGCTATCATTCGCTCGACATCTTCCTCGTTTCTACCTCGCAGCCAGTCTGTTAGATAGTAAAAACGCTGTCATATATGGTGTGGTTGTGGCTTAATGGGACGAACCTTTGTAAAAATTGGCACCATCCGGGTACGATTCCACCACACACATGAACCAAAACAGTTGAAAGGCAGCGAGCCACAGATAGCGCTTGCTGACTTCCATCGTCGAACGATGGCCAGCCAGTTTATTGGTCGGGTTTGACACGCCTGCACGCCACAAGAACCGtactacaaacacacactcgcgctctctctctcactcactcaGCACGCACTAGGGTGCCCTTAGCACTAGAACTCGACTCACTTCCAGTGAGCGACTAATTGCTCCAGTCGGGGTCAAAAGGATACTAAACGCTTCCGTACGGGACGAAGGCATCTTAAATAGCAAACCGCGACGGGATTGCCGTTCGTTCCGGGTGCCTGGTGTGTGGGATTGCTACGCAAGCCCGATATCCAACCGCGTCATAACAGGCGGGCAGCTAAACCCCGATCCCCATGGTAGACAGGAGCGAATAAAAGGGAACTGTCACTAGCAGCTCTTTGTGATGAATCTGCCCTATCACGCCGTGAGCGGAGGAGAATAAGAAGTTAATTTGCGAACCTTGCAACATGAAATTATTGGGTTGAATTATCCTAACATTTAGCATTCCTActacaacaacataaaactaatCGATACAAAATTTTTGAGGAAtttagttaaaataaaattgaaaagtcCCATTGCTACTATTTTAACATGGGGCATAACTCTcaaaaaggatatttttaCACGTGCCAGTTGCATCATCACAAACGGAAGTTCACCCCTTTGTTACGTTCGTCAAAATGCACGTGACCCGTTCATCTTTCCAGCCACGAACAGAAAGAGATATTAATCtaacaaatgttttccatgATGGGACCACTTGCATAAGTCCGCTCCATCAATGAAAAGAAggctaaaaataaatgttatatTGCTATGTCATAACGATGTAACGCCAATTTACTCACTTAACTGCTTGCAATtaacatgtttttaatttcggATGTAATCTCAGCCAAACAATCGCATCACAAACGTTAAGCGTTACTGTTTGATTaaagaaatttatttacaacaaTCTTTTCCTCCCAACTTCTGCGTCCATTACAACATTCTTGGCCCCCCAAAATCATGCCACCACTATCAATTGATTCCCGAATGGTCGGAGCGTCTGTTTAAAGCGAATAAAAACGAAGTGACGATGAGATGAAAAGAATTTTCCTAACCGTACCACCGTACATACATAGAATGGGATTGTTTAACCGAATGGGGAAagttgtgcaaaaatgtgttttttttttcgttcatacTGAGGTGTATTAAGAGaattcgttttaaaattacaaaaaaaaaaaagaaaacataagaTAACTTTCATGAAATGCTTctcaaacaataaaactaaacaaagaaaCCGAGAAAGGTAGTAtacgaaggaaagaaaatgcgGCCACGTGCCCAgactttttttctgtgcttcaacacacacacacacacacacaaacaagcacAAAACGATAAGCAAAACGATGCGCATTCGAGAGTTTAGTGCAAATACTGGCTTCCTGCTGGGTGTTGGACTGGGATGGATGTCCCAGATGAACGTCCGTCCATTTACTCCTTCCTTATTACACACCTTtatgtatttgtgtgtgtgtgtgtgtgtctcttttttcctccctctgTCCCACACTCTCATCTGGCCAACGGTTGGGATGAATGTGGTTTTAATGCTAATGGCAGTATATTATCATCATATGTATAGCGTTTATATTTGCGTTTACATGACCAGTGTCGTCATTCTCAACGTAAGACGCTCCCCTTCATTGACTCCGACAGGTCGTTCAATGACGCATGCGGGAAGGAGCGCCATGCCGTCTGGCCATCATCaacgttatttttttcttcaaccgtACTTACACAGCTAAACAATcatccatacacacacgcgcacacacacacacacaaccatacTCCCATGTCGAGATGCACCATGGCGCACACGGCACGTTACGCATCCACACAtccgcacgcacacatcctCTAAACGGGGGACGAATCAGTCCCCCGCGCCATCTGTTAAGTCTACAGCCTGACCTCAGACCCGCTTCCGGCCAAAGTCCTCGATGATGTCGTACTCGGGCACATCGGGACTGCCGGTGTCGTAGTACGCGTAGTCGTAGCTATCGTCTTCCGGTGGCCGCTTGGTGATGGTCGCATTCGGTGGGATCGTCGGAGCCTTGGAGAATGGACGTGGCGTCGCGTTACTACTGCTCCCCGCGCCCTTCGTCCCATGGGACGACTTGGTCCGAGACCCGTCCTTATGGTGCTTCGCTTTCGGTGTGACCGATTCCGGCTGACCGTCCTTTGGGTCTTTCCGTGCCGTTGTCGTTGGCTTTACCGAGGAGGACGAGAAGAACTCATTGATCCGGGCAGCCGCCTGCCGGGCGCGCTCCAGTATCAAATCGTTACCGCTCGCGGCAATGTTCTGCGAGTGCGCGGTACGGAAGATTTCTTCCTCGTCGCTGGTGGACAGCGAGGCAAGACCGTTGGAGTTGCGAGCCTGGGCAAGTgcggccgctgctgccgccTTCGCCTTTACGCGATTACGATAGAAGTCTTTCTCGTACAGCTCCGGATGGTACTGGCCGTCGTCTTCGTCGATTTCGGTCGGGTCCGGTTTCGCCGAGGTAACCACGATGGGAGACTGCGTCAGTAGGCTCGACTTCGGAATCGGTGGCTGGAAGAATCGGttcggcggtggtggtgtgttggaGGCGGCGGTTGTGGTTGTGAAGGGGGCACGCGTTGTAGTCGTCGTGGTGGATGTGGACGTGGACGTTACGGGCGGCACGGTGGGGATGTAGCCCGGGTACCGGGTCGTCGCCGGTGCCGGCACCTTCTCGGTGGTGCTGGTCGTGGTAGTAATGCTGACCCGATCGGTGAACGGTGACTTCTCGAGCCCGATCACACTCTTCTGGTTGACGAACTGGAGCAGTGCCTTCTTGCTGATAGCGTTCGGTTTGAAGGTGGTCGGATTGTACTGATCCTTGGGCACGAGCGTGGAGAACTTCTTCACCGTCGACGGTGTGTGTCCTTCGTTGCCGGTGCGTGAAATCGATTGGTAGCGTTCCTTAGGGACGGCCTTCTGGACGATGGAAGGTGGGATGGTAGTGATGGCAGGTGCCACCGTGGCAGGGTTGTTGAAGAATGGATTCAAGAAGGTGTTTTGCTGAGGTGCCCGCTGACGGAAGTTCTGCTGGGCCGGAGCGAATGTCGTCGGAGGAACCGGagtcgtggtggtggtggtggatgtgGTCGTTGTAGTGGTACTGGCGCGACTACCCTGATATTCGTTGTAGTTGAATTGGTTCAGCCGGTTCGGGTCAACGTTGAACGTACGCGACTGCGGCCGGATACGCTGGGATTCCTGCGGAGTGGTAACTGAAGCCTCATCAAACGAACGCTCCGTAGCCCGATTCTCGAAGGTGCTTCGCGGACGAATGGTGGTCGTTGTTTGGGAGGCGAAGAACTGGAACGGATTGTTCACCGGGGCGGCGGATGTGGTGCTGACGATCGGGGCCTGCTGTCGTGGCTGAGCATTGAAGCTGAACGGTTGTTGTGGCGGCTGGTTGAAGTTGTTGCTACGATCGTACTGTGGCGTCGTGACGGTGATCTTGAAGTTGTTCGTAGCTGGCGCTGGATTACCACCGAAACGCTGAGCGGGCTGCGGCGATGCCTGTGTGGTGGAGCTCGTTactagctgctgctgttgctgttgctgattgaAGAACTGAGCATTTCCGCGACTTTGTGGCTGTACCTGTGGTTGCTTAGCGAACGGAGCCGGTGTGGAGATGATGGCCTGTCCAAACGAAGGTACCTGGGCGGGAGATTGCTGCGGCTTCAGCACCGTCGTAGGCTGCTGCCGGAAGTTGGGTATCTTCGGAATGTCCACAAAGTCATCGGGTGTCGTCGTCTGCAGCTTGGTATTCTGTTGGCGTGGCTGTTGCTgcagttgctgttgctgctgcacctGTCGCTGCTGTTGCAACTGTTGCTGGTGCGGGTATTGCTGGTGATTTGGCTGCTGTTTCGTCACGCTGACGGGCGTTGTGCTTGTACTCGGCTTAATCTCATTGCGCAGCGCGTTCAGATGATGGGCACGGACACTACCGCGTCCCCGATTGCGGCCACGTGTTCCAGCTTGGGGCGATGCCGCCCGATTCGTGCCGGCCGCAACCGTTGTCCGAGCGGTCGTCGTGGACTTCCGGTAAAGTTCCTCCTCGTAGTCCTCCTTACCATTGTTCCGGTTGTTGTAGAAGTGCGAACTGTGCGATCCACGGAAGATCTCATCGTCTAGCGAGCGTGCGAAACGGAGCGAAGGGTGCGGCAACAAAAATGtggaacaaagaaacaaagatttttgaaaaatcagagaagaaaacggaaacataATGAGGAaatggagaaggaaaaaacacaaatgttaCGATTTAATAAGTGTGAAAAACCATCAATAATCATTCAATTATCTTATTTCGATCGATGAACATGATGAGGCACAAGGTGTAATGGAGTTCCCCGGCCGTGATTGGGGAGGAACGGTGCACCGGCACAGACATTTAAAGCGGCATGCAGGTTGGCAGTAGGGCTTGGCCCCCGGCGTGCACTCGACGTAATCAACGATTTAGGTGAAGCAAGTGAAATGATGTGCGTAATTATATCAATCAGTCCAGTAGAGTCGTCTAGAAATGGTAGTTCAGCCATGTTGAGTCATGCAAGAGAAAAATGgttcgggtttgttttttgttttagatgtACGAGTTTGAGCGAACCGGAAGGAACCTTCCGGATGTCAGTCAGGCattggtgatgatgttgatgagaTGGATGATGAAGCGTTCGACtagacacaaacaaacacactaaaAGCTACGCTATTTACTGTTGAAGTCGCTGTGCTGCGTTGCGCGAGATTGTTGCGGCTGTTGCAACTGGGGCtgtcgttgctgttgctgctgttgctgatgctgggAGCGCGCAAAGTTGTTGCCGAATGATGGTGTCGTGGTGCGAATCTCTTCCACCGCCGGTCGACGATCGGCGGGCGTTGCGGTGGCTGCAGCCGCCGTTAGCTGCCGATAGTGTTGCGCCTGAagaagctgctgctggttcagCAAAAGCTGATGTTGCTTGTGCTCCACATGTTTCTGGTGCAGCTTGGTGGGCGCTTGGCTCGTTTTGTAGAAGATGCGTTCCGCTGGCGTGGAGGGGGTCGTTGTGGTCGTTGTGGTGGACGTGGTCGTCGTGGTGGTGGACGGTGTCACCGGTTGACGGAAGTATTGCTGAGGTTGCTGGGGATGGGCCGGTTTCTGTACGCTGGGGATCTGATTCAGGCTCGGTGGTTGCTGTGGTTTGGAGCTCTGGTTAACGATGTACTGCTTGCTTCTTCGAGCATCGCCTGTAGAATATGTGGATCGAGATGGTTTAGTAACGCACAGTAACATTTGCCACCGTGGCAGTACTTTTTGCAATAGCAAATACCTCTTCAGGATTTGTccttgaaatgaaaaacaaaaaaaaaaacccttgcgGAATGACACTTACTCGTTTCGGCACGCTGCAGATGGAAGGTGgcctcttcctcctccgcgAACGGGGCCCGCTTGCTCTCGAATCCGGAACCCAACCGGTACAGGTCGAAGTTATCGCTGCCGTAGTACAGTGTGGCCGCTTCACAGTCGACATCACCCCAATCGGCACAGATCTGGGCTTCCTGATCGAAAGCCGTACCATTGGGGCAGAGGAAGCGGAAATCTTGCACCTGATGGGCGTTGATCAAATGAGCAGAAAAAAGAAGCCGGAAAACGATTAATTCccttcaatcaatcaaaacggAGTCATGCAGTTGgtgcattttctttcctttcgcaGCTTTATGGCTCTGGTTCGCAGGGGAGTGTCGCAGGCGTAGATGAAACGTATAATTAATTTGTGAGAATTCTACATCGTATGCAGGCTTGCAGTGACTTTCAATGAATAAGTGTTCCAGTAACTTCGAAAAGAATGCAAGAACTTGAAACAATAGCGAAACCAACCAACGAGTCGAGTCGAGATATACCTCCACTATAATATTATCGGGCGAGGTGTAAAGTACGCAACGCTAACTCCGTGTGGCAATGCTGCCAACTAGCCAAACCTTCATCTCTTTTCTTCCAGTGCTGGTATGCATTCGCACGTACCGCTGCAGCGTAGATCGTGAAGCTGCTGATCTCCAAAGAGTCGCGTACCGACTGAAAAATCGAGCCTTAAGCTTTAGCTCGCAGTAATTACGGCCTGCAGATGAAGGTTGTACACACGCGACGCAACGCGCGTCAGGTTGATTCTCGTGCGGTGTGGCTTAGTTTCTCAGACAGTATGGCGCCGCTGCAGCCTAGAGACCCAACGCCCATTTTGATCGGTTCCccctgctgcagctgctgaaTGTGTACCGAGCACGGTAGCCATTCATTCGTGCGGAAGATCAGATTGGTAGATACCGAGAGACCCCAGTGCATGCGGTTGCCATTCGGCCAACAAAAGTCTCAACCGCACCGGACTCCGGCCGTCCATTGCGGTGACGGTGTGTGCGCACACGCGCACACGGTGCGGTGTGAATATGATGATTAATTGTGAGTTTGCGGTTGTTTctcagtttttttgtgtgtgctcgAGCTCAGCTCCATCAGTTCTTTCAGCGTCTGCGGTTAAGCAATGTACGGTTTGATTAGCTGGCATGGGGTGCCCCCTTGCCCGGGACCCCGAAAGCGGGGACAGtttatttgttggtttttagCAACCGTTCACAGGCCCGAAACCATAATCTGCCTAAATCATCGTTTATTATTCATCGCGGTGGTGATGAATTATATAATAAATTCGCCAAAGAcggtgtttcgttttcattacCATTCGCGCTACTGAGTCGCTACTGCCTTGGGTTGGATGTGGAAATTCCCGCGAAGCGAAGAACCAGCTGCAAGAGCCTTGAGCCACTGATTGATTGATAAAAAAGTGTAAAGATTGTCAAATTGTTTGGCACCGAAAGAGAAAGGCCCCGATCGGATGATCcattttaattgaaagtaAATTTATCAACCCAACGTTTGGCAATGTTGTTGAGCTTAATTTAATAGATTTTACTTTACGATCCATCCCGTCAACGGGGTTTCAAACtattacacacaaaaaaaaaaccatcccccgCCAGCAATTATCTCGATCTAGCATGATCATCGCGGCAAAGGCTGTGAACTTTAAATGTGACCCGATTTCGGCTTTCCGGTTGTGTTCGTTGTGCCGCGCGATGGTGCCATTGTTGGGTCTGGAGATGGGCCGCCACACAACCCCATATACGCTCGCAAGACTGGCAGATCGGTATCGTCACTTTGCGGATCGAAGAAGGTGTGAAATGTGGGCTCAGATCGATGAGTTTGACCGTGCCATCTTTGCCATTTCGGTGCGTCGCGTAGATCTCGCACGTTACGAAACGTCCTTCGGAGGGGCGTCATAAAAGTTAAAAGCAGGATCGTTGGTTTATGATGGTCCCAATGTTTAAAATCATCGCTTAAAGTAAAGTAGTTTCTATCCGTACGCTTCGAAGCGGTTAGATTAGTcgcatttattttcttctccagcAGGCTTGTTTCATTATCTATTCCATCTGTGGCATTTGCTTCAGGAGTAGGAATGTGATCGTGAGTTTCGCTGCTGGTAACACACCCTTTGGAAGTGTTTGGACGTCCTTGGTCGTTGGAAGGACCCCGCCTGGAATACACGAGTTCCGTTTGGCGACCCATGTTCGTTCCTAATGGAGGGAAGCACCACAGGACAAAGCGCTTGACACCTGATCGTGCTAAAGGAGCGCGCATGTGGGTAAGGTATGTCCGAGAACTCGATAGAAGTTGGATGGATCGATGTATCCACCACGGACAAGGACGTCCTGCTGATCACCACGCAAGAGACGAAAGACAAGGCACGACAATGGATTCGAATGGAAAGACCGCTTcggtttggtgcatcttacgaGCTGGCGGTACTGGGAGACAAATCCTCAGCCGAGCACGAGCCCAACTAGGGAGTTCGAAGTCAACGAGAGGAGACCACCTTTGGCTGGTGCCTACTGCTTGATGATGCCATGCTCGTGCCCTGTCTCCACTCGACATTCCCTTCCACTTTACCGCTCGCTCCCCCTCCcactctctctgtctctctcatAGCGAAACCGCGCCACCTAAAGGTCACGCGAGTCTCTTGGGAACGGTTCCCTAACACGGTTTGCTCGAAGCCAACGCTGGTGACGCGCGTTTGCcatccaccaaacaaactATTTCCATCGATTATATGAagcgagttttgtttttgcctatgaggtttttttttggttttgtttcgtttgtaccACGACGCTTCGCTGTGTTCTCCCACCGTGTGTTTAGGAGCATGAAGAACTCGACGCTGATGTGACCCCCGGAGATCAAAAGGGTCAACGAGCGGGTCAAAGATGTTTTGGCGTAcgagtgctttttttttagatttacTACCATGGTGTTCCTTAAGGGAGTAGCATACTTACACCGACACCGGCCACCTTCACGCAAacgtgaaacatctggcatTGCGTTTCCGAGTCCGCGTAGTACCCGCCGAGAATTTTGTCCCGGCAGGTGAAGCTCGTTTTGGGCATGTTGTCCAGGCTGTAGCGTGGTCCGGGCAGGAACTGTCCATTGTTGCTTACGATCGCGGCGGCCATCAGCAGGGCTggggaaaaaaggagaaaagattattataaat
This region of Anopheles marshallii chromosome 2, idAnoMarsDA_429_01, whole genome shotgun sequence genomic DNA includes:
- the LOC128706973 gene encoding mucin-5AC, which translates into the protein MELMQQLTLCTALLMAAAIVSNNGQFLPGPRYSLDNMPKTSFTCRDKILGGYYADSETQCQMFHVCVKVAGVGVQDFRFLCPNGTAFDQEAQICADWGDVDCEAATLYYGSDNFDLYRLGSGFESKRAPFAEEEEATFHLQRAETSDARRSKQYIVNQSSKPQQPPSLNQIPSVQKPAHPQQPQQYFRQPVTPSTTTTTTSTTTTTTTPSTPAERIFYKTSQAPTKLHQKHVEHKQHQLLLNQQQLLQAQHYRQLTAAAATATPADRRPAVEEIRTTTPSFGNNFARSQHQQQQQQQRQPQLQQPQQSRATQHSDFNNDEIFRGSHSSHFYNNRNNGKEDYEEELYRKSTTTARTTVAAGTNRAASPQAGTRGRNRGRGSVRAHHLNALRNEIKPSTSTTPVSVTKQQPNHQQYPHQQQLQQQRQVQQQQQLQQQPRQQNTKLQTTTPDDFVDIPKIPNFRQQPTTVLKPQQSPAQVPSFGQAIISTPAPFAKQPQVQPQSRGNAQFFNQQQQQQQLVTSSTTQASPQPAQRFGGNPAPATNNFKITVTTPQYDRSNNFNQPPQQPFSFNAQPRQQAPIVSTTSAAPVNNPFQFFASQTTTTIRPRSTFENRATERSFDEASVTTPQESQRIRPQSRTFNVDPNRLNQFNYNEYQGSRASTTTTTTSTTTTTTPVPPTTFAPAQQNFRQRAPQQNTFLNPFFNNPATVAPAITTIPPSIVQKAVPKERYQSISRTGNEGHTPSTVKKFSTLVPKDQYNPTTFKPNAISKKALLQFVNQKSVIGLEKSPFTDRVSITTTTSTTEKVPAPATTRYPGYIPTVPPVTSTSTSTTTTTTRAPFTTTTAASNTPPPPNRFFQPPIPKSSLLTQSPIVVTSAKPDPTEIDEDDGQYHPELYEKDFYRNRVKAKAAAAAALAQARNSNGLASLSTSDEEEIFRTAHSQNIAASGNDLILERARQAAARINEFFSSSSVKPTTTARKDPKDGQPESVTPKAKHHKDGSRTKSSHGTKGAGSSSNATPRPFSKAPTIPPNATITKRPPEDDSYDYAYYDTGSPDVPEYDIIEDFGRKRV
- the LOC128708828 gene encoding uncharacterized protein LOC128708828, whose product is MEVSKRYLWLAAFQLFWFMCVVESYPDGANFYKDWLRGRNEEDVERMIAEDQFEAPKLFFYRTPSSFTDLGMGDPLEKRTVNRYKNMMLTKDSLDVPLIDDVEQTKEATRFFFPRVNPKRSPGAILSWAIPAANRVRVISTNYRPPGINRPAA